A DNA window from Synchiropus splendidus isolate RoL2022-P1 chromosome 2, RoL_Sspl_1.0, whole genome shotgun sequence contains the following coding sequences:
- the LOC128753972 gene encoding protrudin-like isoform X1, whose amino-acid sequence MHSGAGFQEQSPAAGDRAERGQLVHTLSNETLGSLDVSELGSPRNTPHFDLLNMVVSYKKMALYLEPVADAVELARFLLGWRMPLCSLFVCLFLDVFFCTINEVGWFSMCVVVVTMPAALGYLQDRYGGKPSEAELQKRRYHAVHRRDLQTVNLSKQEAMLEVKDLLKHLDDMLTSACQSAEALYKVLYWDNHTKSSRFYGAMLLVVCLLYIAPVGWVLAGLNSTIFLWNEDFCRVLSDLRKVFHVGPAQASDAVGDEQSQSNFVDQTPTPTSLEDLSPGSVEEAEEAEPDDEFKDAIEESSVSLQEAPMVLVEDDDGPLVAPEYDTMSENGLLSRNEPIRSKVSKLTEKLRKRYPTAATGNCSSCNAVFSVLKKRKNCSNCGNSFCSRCCSFKVFRSSMGATAPEAQRETVFVCGPCNSLLVKLQ is encoded by the exons ATGCACAGTGGAGCAGGATTCCAAGAGCAGTCACCTGCTGCCGGGGACCGGGCGGAGCGTGGGCAGCTGGTCCACACTCTGTCCAACGAAACCTTAGGTTCCCTGGATGTGTCTGAGCTTGGGAGCCCACGGAACACTCCACACTTTGACCTTCTCAACATGGTGGTGTCTTACAAGAAAATGGCACTGTATCTGGAACCGGTTGCGGACGCGGTGGAACTGGCTCGCTTCCTGCTCGG GTGGAGAATGCCACTGTGCTCACTGTTCGTCTGCTTGTTTCTCGATGTCTTCTTCTGCACTATTAATGAAG TGGGGTGGTTCTCGATGTGTGTGGTTGTGGTGACCATGCCTGCTGCCCTGGGCTACCTGCAGGACAGGTACGGGGGCAAACCTTCGGAGGCTGAGCTCCAAAAGCGGCGATACCATGCAGTGCACCGCAGAGATCTTCAGACGGTTAACCTCAGCAAACAGGAAGCCATGCTGGAAGTCAAAGACCT GTTGAAGCACCTTGATGACATGTTGACGTCTGCATGTCAATCAGCAGAAGCACTTTACAAGGTCCTGTACTGGGACAACCACACAAAGTCCTCCAG ATTCTACGGCGCGATGTTGTTGGTGGTGTGTTTGCTGTACATCGCTCCTGTGGGCTGGGTGCTTGCAGGGCTCAACAGTACCATCTTCCTCTGGAATGAAGACTTTTGTAGAG TTTTATCAGACCTCAGAAAGGTGTTCCATGTGGGTCCCGCCCAGGCCTCAGATGCAGTCGGGGATGAGCAGAGCCAGAGCAACTTTGTGGACCAAACACCCACACCCACAAGTCTGGAG GACCTGTCACCAGGAAGcgtagaggaagcagaggaggcagaACCTGATGACGAATTCAAGGATGCAATTGAG GAAAGTTCAGTTTCACTGCAG GAAGCTCCCATGGTCTTGGTG GAGGACGACGACGGGCCCCTGGTTGCGCCGGAGTATGATACCATGTCTGAAAACGGCCTTCTAAGTCGAAACGAGCCGATCCGCAGCAAAGTGTCCAAGTTGACAGAGAAGCTGCGCAAACGTTACCCCACTGCCGCCACAG GCAACTGTTCAAGCTGCAACGCTGTCTTCTCAGTCCTGAAGAAAAGG AAGAACTGCAGTAACTGCGGCAACAGCTTCTGCTCTCGCTGCTGCTCCTTCAAGGTGTTTCGGTCGAGCATGGGAGCGACAG CTCCAGAGGCCCAGAGGGAAACGGTGTTTGTCTGTGGCCCCTGCAACTCCTTGCTTGTCAAGCTACAATAA
- the LOC128753972 gene encoding protrudin-like isoform X3 — translation MHSGAGFQEQSPAAGDRAERGQLVHTLSNETLGSLDVSELGSPRNTPHFDLLNMVVSYKKMALYLEPVADAVELARFLLGWRMPLCSLFVCLFLDVFFCTINEVGWFSMCVVVVTMPAALGYLQDRYGGKPSEAELQKRRYHAVHRRDLQTVNLSKQEAMLEVKDLLKHLDDMLTSACQSAEALYKVLYWDNHTKSSRFYGAMLLVVCLLYIAPVGWVLAGLNSTIFLWNEDFCRVLSDLRKVFHVGPAQASDAVGDEQSQSNFVDQTPTPTSLEDLSPGSVEEAEEAEPDDEFKDAIEEDDDGPLVAPEYDTMSENGLLSRNEPIRSKVSKLTEKLRKRYPTAATGNCSSCNAVFSVLKKRKNCSNCGNSFCSRCCSFKVFRSSMGATAPEAQRETVFVCGPCNSLLVKLQ, via the exons ATGCACAGTGGAGCAGGATTCCAAGAGCAGTCACCTGCTGCCGGGGACCGGGCGGAGCGTGGGCAGCTGGTCCACACTCTGTCCAACGAAACCTTAGGTTCCCTGGATGTGTCTGAGCTTGGGAGCCCACGGAACACTCCACACTTTGACCTTCTCAACATGGTGGTGTCTTACAAGAAAATGGCACTGTATCTGGAACCGGTTGCGGACGCGGTGGAACTGGCTCGCTTCCTGCTCGG GTGGAGAATGCCACTGTGCTCACTGTTCGTCTGCTTGTTTCTCGATGTCTTCTTCTGCACTATTAATGAAG TGGGGTGGTTCTCGATGTGTGTGGTTGTGGTGACCATGCCTGCTGCCCTGGGCTACCTGCAGGACAGGTACGGGGGCAAACCTTCGGAGGCTGAGCTCCAAAAGCGGCGATACCATGCAGTGCACCGCAGAGATCTTCAGACGGTTAACCTCAGCAAACAGGAAGCCATGCTGGAAGTCAAAGACCT GTTGAAGCACCTTGATGACATGTTGACGTCTGCATGTCAATCAGCAGAAGCACTTTACAAGGTCCTGTACTGGGACAACCACACAAAGTCCTCCAG ATTCTACGGCGCGATGTTGTTGGTGGTGTGTTTGCTGTACATCGCTCCTGTGGGCTGGGTGCTTGCAGGGCTCAACAGTACCATCTTCCTCTGGAATGAAGACTTTTGTAGAG TTTTATCAGACCTCAGAAAGGTGTTCCATGTGGGTCCCGCCCAGGCCTCAGATGCAGTCGGGGATGAGCAGAGCCAGAGCAACTTTGTGGACCAAACACCCACACCCACAAGTCTGGAG GACCTGTCACCAGGAAGcgtagaggaagcagaggaggcagaACCTGATGACGAATTCAAGGATGCAATTGAG GAGGACGACGACGGGCCCCTGGTTGCGCCGGAGTATGATACCATGTCTGAAAACGGCCTTCTAAGTCGAAACGAGCCGATCCGCAGCAAAGTGTCCAAGTTGACAGAGAAGCTGCGCAAACGTTACCCCACTGCCGCCACAG GCAACTGTTCAAGCTGCAACGCTGTCTTCTCAGTCCTGAAGAAAAGG AAGAACTGCAGTAACTGCGGCAACAGCTTCTGCTCTCGCTGCTGCTCCTTCAAGGTGTTTCGGTCGAGCATGGGAGCGACAG CTCCAGAGGCCCAGAGGGAAACGGTGTTTGTCTGTGGCCCCTGCAACTCCTTGCTTGTCAAGCTACAATAA
- the LOC128753977 gene encoding coiled-coil domain-containing protein R3HCC1L-like isoform X1 — MEEPRQDGEAAQPPTPSQHKRPSQALYVPKQRSQASKDGAQSRGEVKPRAQPKYTDKARKNARNKKRAEQKAKEEAQTQSSTASPDVVEEQLPAENSGPSDTTRAEGTSQLEAASCEEENADEESWDTMFNDDGDCLSQQLMEELSLTSGQGKTSIQEARFDYYNMHKFDGEEEEEEEVDLRADELSHIVEIYDFPPEFRIEDLLKCFHNYLRSGFDIKWVDDTHALGLFSSAQDAREALRSKHSMMKLRPLSKSSSATKAKARGCSDYLLPYKERPKTSAALARRLVTSALGVKTTVTKEQREEEKRKLQEAREASGSQAARGRLGREVTRGPDLLRGPHPVTHLSPLVFVNVMLDSMLDSQSWTDGRNVMAELAVF, encoded by the exons ATGGAGGAACCCAGGCAGGACGGTGAAGCTGCCCAACCTCCAACCCCGTCTCAGCACAAAAGGCCAAGCCAAGCTCTGTATGTACCGAAACAACGGTCGCAGGCCTCCAAAGACGGCGCTCAATCCCGCGGAGAAGTGAAACCCAGAGCTCAACCAAAATACACAGACAAAGCACGGAAGAATGCCAGGAACAAGAAGAGAGCGGAGCAGAAGGCGAAGGAAGAGGCACAAACACAGAGTAGCACAGCTAGTCCTGATGTGGTCGAAGAGCAGCTTCCAGCAGAGAACAGCGGCCCCTCAGACACCACCAGGGCAGAAGGGACCTCACAGCTGGAGGCTGCATCCTGCGAGGAGGAGAATGCAGATGAGGAGAGTTGGGACACCATGTTTAATGACGATGGAGACTGTCTCAGTCAGCAGCTGATGGAAGAG TTGTCTCTGACAAGCGGTCAAGGAAAGACGTCTATCCAGGAGGCCAGATTTGACTACTACAACATGCACAAGTTtgatggtgaggaggaggaagaggaggaggtcgaCTTAAGAGCAGACGAGCTCTCCCATATTGTGGAGATCTATGACTTCCCTCCAGAGTTCAGGATAGAGGACCTGCTCAAGTGCTTTCACAACTATCT ACGCAGTGGTTTTGACATCAAGTGGGTGGATGACACACATGCGCTGGGTCTGTTCTCCAGTGCTCAAGATG CTCGCGAAGCTCTGAGATCCAAGCACTCGATGATGAAGCTGCGGCCGCTCTCCAAGTCTTCCTCAGCAACCAAGGCCAAAGCTCGAGGCTGTTCAG ACTACCTCCTGCCGTACAAAGAGAGGCCAAAGACCAGCGCAGCTCTGGCCCGCAGACTTGTGACCAGTGCCCTGGGTGTGAAGACCACTGTGACCAAGGAGCagagggaagaagagaagaggaaactTCAGGAAGCAAGAG AAGCGTCTGGCAGCCAAGCAGCGCGAGGACGCTTGGGAAGGGAAGTGACACGAGGACCGGACCTGCTCCGTGGGCCCCACCCAGTAACTCACCTCAGCCCTCTTGTGTTCGTGAATGTGATGCTCGACTCCATGTTGGACTCCCAAAGTTGGACAGACGGTCGTAATGTTATGGCAGAGCTTGCAGTTTTTTAG
- the LOC128753980 gene encoding adult enhancer factor 1-like has protein sequence MPQQNQTHEVVASLKLELVAAIRGAFEVAVELAVREVTELVGQTTDKYLEVMRREKESLSQRRERAKGYMDRGRSESQHYLKNNCKPINDCGSSAAAGQSTVDPNGVSTRHLYLSMKDEVGALKVDEEPHVISSDEDTATGYVDGDVVDCNDRTEIASQNIRNKKKAPPHMVKVKHEKIKEETCQIKVEDCSPKRESEAESSLSIVSKERQNVVPRQTGELAAARPVQVAIANGQMLPVESVITISVLPTAEVHIPQNTISNIYNTLGQTINPASLTPSKRTSPFRCTICNREFNYLMNLKTHLRIHTGERPYTCHICSRRFRHSNALRRHIRIHTGEKPYNCGWCEKSFRHIEGLKIHQRSHK, from the exons ATGCCACAGCAAAACCAGACCCATGAAGTCGTCGCGTCTCTTAAACTGGAGCTGGTCGCTGCAATCCGCGGAGCCTTCGAGGTGGCCGTGGAGCTCGCAGTTCGGGAGGTGACGGAGTTAGTCGGCCAGACAACAGACAAATACCTGGAGGTGATGCGTCGAGAGAAGGAATCTCTCAGCCAAAGAAGGGAGCGAGCTAAAGGTTATATGGACAGAGGAAGAAGTGAGAGTCAGCACTACCTCAAGAACAACTGCAAGCCTATAAATGACTGcggctcctctgctgctgccggGCAGAGCACCGTGGATCCCAACGGTGTCTCAACCAGACACTTGTATCTAAGCATGAAGGACGAGGTCGGTGCCTTGAAAGTGGATGAGGAGCCTCATGTGATCAGTTCCGATGAAGACACTGCGACTG GATATGTCGACGGAGATGTAGTTGACTGCAACGACAGGACTGAGATTGCTTCCCAAAATATAAGAAACAAAAAGAAGGCCCCTCCACACATGGTTAAAGTGAAGCATGAGAAAATCAAAGAGGAAACCTGTCAAATTAAAGTGGAGGATTGTAGCCCGAAGAGGGAATCTGAAGCAGAGTCATCGCTGTCTATAGTTTCAAAGGAGCGGCAGAATGTTGTACCGCGGCAAACTGGAG AACTGGCTGCCGCGCGTCCTGTTCAAGTAGCGATCGCCAATGGCCAAATGTTGCCCGTGGAGTCTGTCATCACAATTTCTGTACTACCAACGGCAGAGGTCCATATTCCTCAGAATACGATTAGCAATATTTATAATACATTGGGTCAAACTATAAATCCAGCAAGTTTGACCCCGAGCAAAAGGACCAGCCCATTCCGCTGCACCATATGCAACAGAGAGTTTAACTATCTGATGAACCTCAAGACCCATCTTCGCATCCACACAGGAGAGCGGCCGTACACTTGCCACATCTGCTCCAGACGTTTCCGCCACTCAAACGCATTAAGAAGACATATTCGgattcacactggagagaagccTTACAACTGTGGGTGGTGTGAGAAGTCCTTCAGACatatagaaggactgaagataCATCAGCGGTCCCATAAGTAG
- the LOC128753972 gene encoding protrudin-like isoform X2, which produces MHSGAGFQEQSPAAGDRAERGQLVHTLSNETLGSLDVSELGSPRNTPHFDLLNMVVSYKKMALYLEPVADAVELARFLLGWRMPLCSLFVCLFLDVFFCTINEVGWFSMCVVVVTMPAALGYLQDRYGGKPSEAELQKRRYHAVHRRDLQTVNLSKQEAMLEVKDLLKHLDDMLTSACQSAEALYKVLYWDNHTKSSRFYGAMLLVVCLLYIAPVGWVLAGLNSTIFLWNEDFCRVLSDLRKVFHVGPAQASDAVGDEQSQSNFVDQTPTPTSLEDLSPGSVEEAEEAEPDDEFKDAIEESSVSLQEDDDGPLVAPEYDTMSENGLLSRNEPIRSKVSKLTEKLRKRYPTAATGNCSSCNAVFSVLKKRKNCSNCGNSFCSRCCSFKVFRSSMGATAPEAQRETVFVCGPCNSLLVKLQ; this is translated from the exons ATGCACAGTGGAGCAGGATTCCAAGAGCAGTCACCTGCTGCCGGGGACCGGGCGGAGCGTGGGCAGCTGGTCCACACTCTGTCCAACGAAACCTTAGGTTCCCTGGATGTGTCTGAGCTTGGGAGCCCACGGAACACTCCACACTTTGACCTTCTCAACATGGTGGTGTCTTACAAGAAAATGGCACTGTATCTGGAACCGGTTGCGGACGCGGTGGAACTGGCTCGCTTCCTGCTCGG GTGGAGAATGCCACTGTGCTCACTGTTCGTCTGCTTGTTTCTCGATGTCTTCTTCTGCACTATTAATGAAG TGGGGTGGTTCTCGATGTGTGTGGTTGTGGTGACCATGCCTGCTGCCCTGGGCTACCTGCAGGACAGGTACGGGGGCAAACCTTCGGAGGCTGAGCTCCAAAAGCGGCGATACCATGCAGTGCACCGCAGAGATCTTCAGACGGTTAACCTCAGCAAACAGGAAGCCATGCTGGAAGTCAAAGACCT GTTGAAGCACCTTGATGACATGTTGACGTCTGCATGTCAATCAGCAGAAGCACTTTACAAGGTCCTGTACTGGGACAACCACACAAAGTCCTCCAG ATTCTACGGCGCGATGTTGTTGGTGGTGTGTTTGCTGTACATCGCTCCTGTGGGCTGGGTGCTTGCAGGGCTCAACAGTACCATCTTCCTCTGGAATGAAGACTTTTGTAGAG TTTTATCAGACCTCAGAAAGGTGTTCCATGTGGGTCCCGCCCAGGCCTCAGATGCAGTCGGGGATGAGCAGAGCCAGAGCAACTTTGTGGACCAAACACCCACACCCACAAGTCTGGAG GACCTGTCACCAGGAAGcgtagaggaagcagaggaggcagaACCTGATGACGAATTCAAGGATGCAATTGAG GAAAGTTCAGTTTCACTGCAG GAGGACGACGACGGGCCCCTGGTTGCGCCGGAGTATGATACCATGTCTGAAAACGGCCTTCTAAGTCGAAACGAGCCGATCCGCAGCAAAGTGTCCAAGTTGACAGAGAAGCTGCGCAAACGTTACCCCACTGCCGCCACAG GCAACTGTTCAAGCTGCAACGCTGTCTTCTCAGTCCTGAAGAAAAGG AAGAACTGCAGTAACTGCGGCAACAGCTTCTGCTCTCGCTGCTGCTCCTTCAAGGTGTTTCGGTCGAGCATGGGAGCGACAG CTCCAGAGGCCCAGAGGGAAACGGTGTTTGTCTGTGGCCCCTGCAACTCCTTGCTTGTCAAGCTACAATAA
- the LOC128753985 gene encoding UPF0193 protein EVG1-like, with the protein MENGIGVRNHAKPVPYSKVTQDMMKSMMENSGLNSVQRRQITECLKHGGPLPLNPKPLPSALPQSKPTRSVGCRLPAKPLRRSAESCRSGDSYIREKFQPGPTRDLEKEKLRLQNLLATGKEDVSIQDVAPCVRSEAQEDLDPTQEVLDQIEERREFLADMAALGQEKQYIHIINTEISQKMGELEILERRLQARK; encoded by the exons ATGGAAAATGGTATTGGAGTGAGAAACCATGCTAAACCGGTACCATACAGCAAAGTAACCCAGGACATGATGAAAT CAATGATGGAGAACTCAGGACTCAACAGTGTCCAGAGACGACAGATCACTGAATGCTTGAAAC ATGGAGGACCGTTACCACTCAACCCAAAGCCACTGCCATCTGCGCTACCGCAATCCAAACCCACCAGAAGTGTTGGGTGTAGACTGCCTGCAAAGCCCTTGAGAAGAAGCGCTGAGTCATGCCGTTCTGGTGACAGTTACATCAGAGAGAAGTTTCAACCTGGTCCAACAA GGGATTTGGAGAAAGAGAAGCTTCGGCTTCAAAACCTGTTAGCAACGGGCAAAGAAGATGTTTCCATTCAAGACGTCGCTCCATGTGTGAGAAGTGAGGCGCAGGAGGACTTGGATCCCACTCAGGAAG TGCTGGATCAAATAGAGGAGAGGCGAGAGTTTCTGGCAGACATGGCTGCTCTGGGACAGGAGAAGCAGTACATCCACATCATTAACACAGAGATATCACAG AAAATGGGCGAGTTAGAGATTTTGGAAAGAAGGCTGCAGGCGAGGAAGTGA
- the LOC128753977 gene encoding coiled-coil domain-containing protein R3HCC1L-like isoform X2, whose amino-acid sequence MEEPRQDGEAAQPPTPSQHKRPSQALYVPKQRSQASKDGAQSRGEVKPRAQPKYTDKARKNARNKKRAEQKAKEEAQTQSSTASPDVVEEQLPAENSGPSDTTRAEGTSQLEAASCEEENADEESWDTMFNDDGDCLSQQLMEELSLTSGQGKTSIQEARFDYYNMHKFDGEEEEEEEVDLRADELSHIVEIYDFPPEFRIEDLLKCFHNYLRSGFDIKWVDDTHALGLFSSAQDAREALRSKHSMMKLRPLSKSSSATKAKARGCSDYLLPYKERPKTSAALARRLVTSALGVKTTVTKEQREEEKRKLQEAREQKRLAAKQREDAWEGK is encoded by the exons ATGGAGGAACCCAGGCAGGACGGTGAAGCTGCCCAACCTCCAACCCCGTCTCAGCACAAAAGGCCAAGCCAAGCTCTGTATGTACCGAAACAACGGTCGCAGGCCTCCAAAGACGGCGCTCAATCCCGCGGAGAAGTGAAACCCAGAGCTCAACCAAAATACACAGACAAAGCACGGAAGAATGCCAGGAACAAGAAGAGAGCGGAGCAGAAGGCGAAGGAAGAGGCACAAACACAGAGTAGCACAGCTAGTCCTGATGTGGTCGAAGAGCAGCTTCCAGCAGAGAACAGCGGCCCCTCAGACACCACCAGGGCAGAAGGGACCTCACAGCTGGAGGCTGCATCCTGCGAGGAGGAGAATGCAGATGAGGAGAGTTGGGACACCATGTTTAATGACGATGGAGACTGTCTCAGTCAGCAGCTGATGGAAGAG TTGTCTCTGACAAGCGGTCAAGGAAAGACGTCTATCCAGGAGGCCAGATTTGACTACTACAACATGCACAAGTTtgatggtgaggaggaggaagaggaggaggtcgaCTTAAGAGCAGACGAGCTCTCCCATATTGTGGAGATCTATGACTTCCCTCCAGAGTTCAGGATAGAGGACCTGCTCAAGTGCTTTCACAACTATCT ACGCAGTGGTTTTGACATCAAGTGGGTGGATGACACACATGCGCTGGGTCTGTTCTCCAGTGCTCAAGATG CTCGCGAAGCTCTGAGATCCAAGCACTCGATGATGAAGCTGCGGCCGCTCTCCAAGTCTTCCTCAGCAACCAAGGCCAAAGCTCGAGGCTGTTCAG ACTACCTCCTGCCGTACAAAGAGAGGCCAAAGACCAGCGCAGCTCTGGCCCGCAGACTTGTGACCAGTGCCCTGGGTGTGAAGACCACTGTGACCAAGGAGCagagggaagaagagaagaggaaactTCAGGAAGCAAGAG AGCAGAAGCGTCTGGCAGCCAAGCAGCGCGAGGACGCTTGGGAAGGGAAGTGA
- the LOC128753987 gene encoding golgin subfamily A member 7B-like has translation MATEFHNLQELRHSASLANKVFIQRDYSEGTTCKFQTKFPSELESRIERTLFEDTVKTLNSYYAEAEKIGGQSYLEGCLACSTAYLIFLCMETRYEKVLRKIAKYIQEQNEKVYAPRGLLITDPIERGMRVIEISIYEDRGSSGSTSGSSSVSSSTAR, from the exons ATGGCGACAGAG TTCCACAACCTCCAGGAGTTGAGGCACAGCGCATCCTTGGCCAACAAAGTCTTCATCCAGAGGGACTACAGTGAAGGGACCACCTGCAAGTTTCAGACCAAGTTCCCctcggagctggagagcagg ATTGAGCGAACTCTCTTCGAGGACACGGTCAAGACGCTGAACAGTTACTACGCCGAGGCGGAGAAGATCGGAGGGCAGTCTTACCTGGAGGGATGCCTGGCCTGCTCCACCGCGTATCTGATCTTCCTCTGCATGGAGACGCGCTATGAGAAG GTGCTGAGGAAGATCGCCAAGTACATCCAGGAGCAGAATGAGAAGGTCTACGCCCCAAGAGGTCTGCTCATCACGGATCCAATCGAGAGGGGGATGCGTGTT ATAGAGATCTCCATCTACGAAGACCGAGGCTCCAGTGGCTCCACCTCAGGCAGCAGCTCTGTGTCCAGCAGCACCGCTCGATGA
- the LOC128753967 gene encoding cartilage acidic protein 1-like produces the protein MWGPTCLLLLLLIGLCRQAQAQWSEPMFQVVTETMLPHDSLHNPTQLNYGMAVTDVDGDGDLEVVVAGFNGPNLVLKYDRSQGKLQNIAIDDSNSPYYALRDVAGNAIGVTACDVDGDGREEIYFLNTNNAYSGKASYSDKLFKFRNGRFEDLLSDELNVRRGVANRMAGRSVACVDRKGTGRYSVYVANYARRDVGPHALLEMDESASDVTRGVIALSNVAAAAGVNKLTGGRGVVVGPILSQSRSDVFCDNENGPNFLFINKGDGSFGDVANKAGVEDRYQHGRGVALTDFNGDGKTDIVYGNWNGPHRLFLQSGDEKFRNIATGAFATPSPIRTVIAADFDNDKELEVFFNNIAYMGHAPNSLFRVSRVANADPAIQQLNVGDAAEPQGRGTGGTVTDLDGDGRLELLLAHGESAQQPISVFRVAQGSTNNWLRVIPRTQFGAFARGAKVTAFTSQSGRHTRIIDGGSGYLCEMEPVAHFGLGNDRVMVLEVSWPDETVFTRSVLPTEMNSVVEIGYPTEGAVLSNDTQCGEGFTVKGGRCADV, from the exons ATGTGGGGTCCGACTtgccttctgctcctcctcctcatcggcCTGTGCCGACAAGCCCAGGCCCAGTGGTCCGAGCCCATGTTTCAGGTCGTGACAGAGACCATGCTTCCTCACGACAGCCTGCACAACCCCACGCAGCTCAACTATGGCATGGCAGTAACGGACGTGGACGGAGATGGAGACCTGGAAGTGGTCGTGGCAGG ATTCAATGGGCCCAACCTGGTGCTGAAGTATGACCGCAGCcaggggaagctgcagaacattgcTATTGATGACAGCAACTCTCCGTATTACGCTCTGAGAGATGTGGCGGGAAACGCCATCGGAGTGACAGCGTGCGATGTGGATGGAGACGGGCGAGAGGAGATCTACTTCCTCAACACCAACAACGCCTACTCTG GAAAGGCGTCGTACTCGGACAAGCTGTTCAAGTTCCGCAATGGTCGATTTGAGGATCTGCTCAGCGATGAGCTGAATGTGCGACGCGGTGTTGCTAACCGCATGGCGGGACGCTCAGTGGCCTGTGTGGACCGGAAG GGAACGGGCCGCTACTCTGTCTACGTGGCCAACTATGCCCGCAGAGACGTGGGACCTCACGCACTCCTGGAAATGGACGAGTCTGCCAGTGACGTGACCAGAGGTGTCATCGCTCTTTCCAATGTCGCCGCTGCAGCAGGCGTCAACAAGCTCACAG GAGGTCGCGGCGTCGTGGTGGGACCCATCCTCAGTCAGAGCCGCTCCGACGTCTTCTGCGATAATGAAAACGGACCCAACTTCCTGTTTATTAACAAAGGAGACGGAAGCTTTGGCGATGTGGCCAATAAAGCAG GTGTGGAGGACAGGTACCAGCACGGCAGAGGCGTCGCCCTGACTGACTTCAACGGTGACGGTAAAACCGATATTGTTTACGGAAACTGGAACGGCCCCCACAGACTTTTCCTGCAGAGCGGCGATGAAAAGTTCAGG AACATTGCCACTGGAGCGTTTGCCACGCCGTCGCCGATCCGCACGGTCATCGCCGCTGACTTTGATAACGACaaggagctggaggttttcttcAACAACATCGCGTACATGGGACACGCCCCCAACTCGCTCTTCAG GGTGTCAAGAGTTGCTAACGCTGACCCTGCCATCCAGCAGCTGAATGTGGGTGATGCTGCGGAGCCACAAGGAAGAGGAACAG GCGGAACAGTGACGGACCTGGACGGAGACGGACGTCTTGAGCTGCTGCTTGCTCACGGCGAAAGTGCCCAGCAGCCAATCTCTGTCTTCAGAGTCGCTCAG GGCTCGACCAACAACTGGCTGCGGGTCATTCCTCGGACGCAGTTCGGTGCGTTTGCCCGTGGTGCCAAGGTGACGGCGTTCACCAGCCAGAGCGGGCGACACACACGGATCATTGACGGCGGCTCTGGCTACCTGTGCGAGATGGAACCTGTGGCCCACTTTGGCTTAG GGAACGACCGAGTGATGGTCCTGGAAGTCTCCTGGCCTGATGAGACCGTCTTCACCCGCTCTGTTCTGCCCACTGAGATGAACAGCGTGGTGGAGATCGGATACCCGACAGAGGGCGCTGTGCTTTCCAATGACACGCAG TGTGGAGAAGGTTTTACAGTCAAGGGTGGCCGCTGTGCAG ATGTCTGA